In Bacteriovorax stolpii, a single genomic region encodes these proteins:
- a CDS encoding SDR family NAD(P)-dependent oxidoreductase, translating to MTTKIALITGGSRGLGKSMALHLAEKGVDVIITYNSKKEEANEVVSQLEKLGRKAHALQLNVENSKTFGDFAGQVGSILKSKWQRENFNFLVNNAGIGINVSIMETTEEQFDQLTNIHFKGVFFLTQKLLPLMSDGGRIINISSGLARFSFPGYSVYGALKGAIEVMTRYMAKELGPRRIAVNTIAPGPIETDFRGGDVRDNKEMNKALAAQTSLGRVGLPDDVGGAVAALLSDESGWINAQRIEVSGGIMI from the coding sequence ATGACAACAAAAATTGCACTTATTACTGGCGGAAGCAGAGGACTTGGAAAAAGTATGGCATTACACTTGGCTGAAAAAGGTGTCGATGTGATCATTACATACAATAGTAAAAAAGAAGAGGCCAATGAAGTTGTCTCTCAACTTGAAAAATTAGGACGCAAGGCCCATGCTCTTCAGCTCAATGTTGAAAACTCAAAAACTTTCGGCGACTTTGCTGGTCAAGTTGGTAGTATTTTAAAAAGCAAATGGCAAAGAGAGAATTTTAATTTCTTAGTTAATAATGCTGGAATCGGAATCAATGTCAGTATTATGGAAACAACGGAAGAGCAATTTGACCAATTGACAAATATTCACTTCAAAGGAGTTTTCTTCCTGACACAAAAACTTCTGCCACTTATGAGCGATGGAGGCCGAATCATCAACATCTCTTCAGGACTTGCTCGCTTCTCGTTTCCTGGATACTCAGTTTATGGTGCCCTAAAAGGTGCCATCGAAGTAATGACTCGTTATATGGCCAAAGAACTTGGGCCACGTCGAATTGCAGTTAATACAATCGCTCCGGGGCCGATTGAAACTGATTTTCGTGGAGGAGATGTCCGCGACAACAAAGAGATGAATAAGGCCCTTGCAGCTCAAACATCTCTTGGCCGTGTTGGACTGCCTGATGATGTCGGAGGAGCTGTCGCGGCCTTACTTTCTGACGAGAGTGGTTGGATAAATGCTCAAAGAATCGAAGTTTCAGGTGGAATCATGATTTAA
- a CDS encoding LysR family transcriptional regulator, whose product MDRFYSMQIFVRVAELNSFTKAAESLGLPKASVSTYVQQLESQVGTRLFHRTTRNVQLTNDGLAFYERCKDLLMDVEETEGMFRDEGLGVKGRIRVDMPVALSRNVVIPRLPEFLKENPQVELEISSTDRRVDLIQEGFDCVVRVGNLADSGLIARPIGEMKVINCASPQYLKKYGTPKKLEDLSGHLLVHYTLTLGGRPFGFEYFEDGKYKTMKMKGTITVNSTEAYQSACLSGLGIIQAPEVGLRDLIKKQKLQEILPKIISEPMPVSIVYPNRRNLPRRVKVFMDWLDDVIKDYINH is encoded by the coding sequence ATGGACCGTTTTTATTCAATGCAAATCTTTGTCAGGGTCGCTGAGCTCAATAGTTTTACTAAAGCGGCCGAAAGCCTGGGGCTTCCTAAGGCCAGCGTTTCTACATACGTGCAGCAACTTGAATCGCAGGTCGGTACGCGTCTTTTTCATCGCACGACAAGAAATGTTCAACTGACTAATGACGGTTTGGCATTTTATGAAAGATGCAAAGATCTCTTGATGGATGTTGAAGAGACCGAGGGCATGTTTCGCGACGAAGGATTGGGAGTGAAAGGGCGAATCAGGGTAGATATGCCTGTAGCTCTATCCCGCAATGTCGTTATTCCAAGGCTGCCAGAATTTCTAAAAGAGAACCCTCAAGTTGAATTAGAAATAAGCAGTACTGATAGGCGTGTGGATTTGATACAGGAAGGTTTTGACTGTGTCGTGAGAGTGGGAAACCTGGCCGACTCAGGTCTTATTGCCCGGCCTATCGGTGAAATGAAAGTCATTAACTGTGCTAGTCCCCAGTACTTAAAAAAATATGGAACGCCAAAAAAGCTTGAAGACCTTTCTGGTCATTTGTTGGTGCATTACACGCTCACGTTAGGTGGCAGGCCTTTTGGATTTGAGTATTTTGAAGACGGCAAATATAAAACAATGAAAATGAAAGGGACGATTACCGTCAATAGCACTGAAGCCTATCAATCGGCCTGCTTAAGTGGTTTGGGAATTATTCAGGCCCCGGAAGTTGGATTAAGAGATTTAATTAAAAAACAAAAACTGCAGGAAATTCTTCCCAAGATTATCTCTGAGCCGATGCCTGTTTCTATTGTTTATCCAAATCGCAGAAACTTACCAAGAAGAGTGAAGGTTTTTATGGATTGGCTGGATGATGTGATTAAAGATTATATCAACCATTAA
- a CDS encoding sensor histidine kinase gives MPILFNVLHWISGLTLISLSFYCLRKASNKLGFHLCLFLFLLSIWSLCAALTYNVSSLELKINLVRMRHVGISMIPISLLYLIRCFAGYKPLPLYAKISLLIIPCVSILTIISPYHEYFLNHYEMRNIFGTNLLTFANGPLFFFHNITGRVIVLWALALLVAGIKGQGYIQRRYSWILFFSILIPFAIDAFAVGLSPTFRYLQVVPVFLTFSAGCFCYIILKGEVLEIIPVARGLILDSISDIYLSLDQNNKLVDFNACARSNLSLDDLSYGKNLSDLPFNKFISHIIAAIEDNKPNSEFFLNYKTYKEYFTISIEDILGVNNTFAGRIIIIKNITGQKNYEIQLTQMAEIRTKFISVMAHDLIGNVASHTLLVESLMDHPSVQEDEDLKASLSLLLDSSQNVTKFVEGLLHWSKDSLEKLQPKRTQIDLYHLIDEAILYLSPISMQKDIGYTLNIQKNTSAKIDINMIQTVVRNLISNAIKYSPPNGNIHIAAIMDANLVTVTISDEGPGVNETEMNQFLSRFHMKSYKGGLGLTLCRDFVHLHKGEIKAQNKTPNGAVFSFALPVA, from the coding sequence ATGCCTATCTTGTTCAATGTCCTTCACTGGATTTCAGGGTTAACACTTATCTCACTCAGTTTCTACTGTTTGAGAAAGGCCTCAAATAAACTTGGATTTCATCTTTGTCTCTTTCTCTTTTTACTTTCAATCTGGTCTCTTTGTGCAGCTCTCACTTATAATGTTTCCTCTCTAGAACTGAAAATTAACCTCGTCAGGATGAGACATGTTGGGATTTCCATGATCCCGATCAGCTTACTCTATCTCATTCGATGTTTTGCGGGCTATAAACCTCTTCCGCTATACGCAAAAATAAGCTTACTCATTATACCGTGCGTTTCAATTCTTACCATTATTAGCCCCTACCATGAATATTTCCTTAATCATTATGAAATGCGGAATATTTTCGGGACAAATCTCCTGACCTTTGCTAACGGACCGCTCTTCTTTTTTCATAACATCACAGGCAGAGTCATCGTTTTATGGGCCCTTGCCTTGCTCGTTGCTGGAATAAAAGGACAGGGCTATATTCAAAGACGTTACAGTTGGATCCTATTCTTCAGTATTCTCATTCCATTTGCCATTGATGCTTTTGCCGTAGGACTCTCTCCTACTTTTAGATATCTTCAAGTCGTTCCGGTTTTTCTGACTTTTTCTGCAGGATGCTTTTGCTACATTATCTTAAAAGGCGAAGTCTTGGAGATTATCCCAGTAGCCAGAGGACTTATTCTCGATTCAATCAGTGACATCTATCTCAGCCTTGATCAAAACAATAAACTAGTCGATTTCAATGCCTGCGCACGATCAAACTTGAGCCTGGATGATTTATCGTATGGTAAAAATTTATCGGATCTCCCGTTTAATAAATTTATCTCCCATATCATCGCGGCCATAGAAGACAACAAACCAAACAGTGAATTCTTTCTTAATTACAAAACTTATAAAGAGTATTTCACGATTTCCATTGAAGATATTTTGGGAGTTAATAATACTTTTGCCGGAAGAATCATCATTATTAAAAATATTACCGGTCAAAAAAATTATGAAATACAACTCACTCAAATGGCAGAGATCAGGACTAAGTTTATTAGTGTTATGGCCCATGATTTAATTGGAAACGTGGCCAGTCACACACTCTTAGTTGAGTCTCTGATGGATCATCCATCAGTTCAAGAAGATGAAGATTTAAAGGCGAGCCTAAGCCTTCTGCTTGACTCCTCTCAAAACGTTACGAAGTTTGTTGAAGGTCTGCTTCATTGGTCAAAAGACAGCCTGGAAAAACTTCAACCTAAAAGAACTCAAATTGATCTTTATCATCTTATTGATGAAGCCATTCTTTACCTGAGTCCAATCTCAATGCAAAAAGATATTGGCTATACTCTTAACATCCAAAAAAATACGTCGGCAAAAATCGATATCAATATGATCCAGACAGTTGTGAGGAACTTGATTTCCAATGCTATCAAATATTCACCTCCCAATGGGAATATTCATATCGCAGCGATAATGGACGCAAACTTAGTAACGGTGACTATTTCTGATGAAGGTCCTGGTGTGAACGAGACGGAAATGAACCAATTTTTAAGTCGTTTCCATATGAAGTCTTATAAAGGTGGACTAGGACTAACTCTTTGCCGTGACTTCGTTCATCTACATAAAGGTGAAATCAAGGCCCAAAATAAGACTCCTAATGGAGCCGTTTTTAGCTTTGCTCTCCCCGTCGCTTAA
- a CDS encoding response regulator transcription factor: MNKINVVIVDDHPLFLEGITSVLSRNERYNVVGKAESATDAMDLLSRNNAEVVICDYLMPDMNGLEFMSKMKAARSPAKFVFISQYQSHEVLTQIIQADIDGFVFKSDSTDEVMRAIDTVVQGDKFLSPKVSNVLLEKTKMNPVFEAESQKTVDVTEREKEISRYITQGKTNKEIGVILNCSEHTVKCHKSNLMRKLGLKNAAEISAWAIRQRL; encoded by the coding sequence ATGAATAAAATAAATGTTGTCATTGTGGATGATCATCCACTCTTTCTTGAAGGTATTACCTCTGTCCTGTCTCGAAACGAAAGATACAATGTCGTAGGAAAAGCTGAAAGCGCTACAGATGCGATGGACCTTTTGTCTAGAAACAATGCTGAAGTTGTTATTTGTGATTACTTAATGCCAGATATGAATGGTCTTGAGTTCATGAGTAAGATGAAAGCGGCCCGTTCTCCAGCTAAATTCGTCTTTATCTCTCAATATCAAAGCCACGAAGTTCTCACTCAAATCATTCAGGCTGACATCGACGGTTTTGTTTTTAAGAGCGATTCAACTGATGAAGTCATGAGAGCAATTGATACAGTTGTTCAAGGTGATAAATTCTTAAGCCCTAAAGTGAGCAATGTCCTACTGGAAAAAACGAAAATGAATCCAGTGTTCGAGGCCGAGTCACAAAAGACAGTAGATGTGACAGAAAGAGAGAAAGAAATCTCTCGCTACATCACTCAAGGGAAAACAAATAAAGAAATTGGTGTCATTCTAAATTGTTCTGAGCACACAGTTAAGTGTCATAAAAGTAACTTAATGAGGAAGTTGGGACTAAAAAATGCTGCTGAGATTAGCGCATGGGCCATCAGACAAAGATTGTAG
- a CDS encoding sensor histidine kinase: protein MDPKENLLNNLLRVEVAKKGQSATFAFAGFSLFSFLYGYGCERFLFPIKVISALLFVLSIFRFFHYKKIIEQGTVSASEWLYTVMLVTLNGFGLAVILSLASFELKLSGVHFVVATTLLAGLVGSSTVTLSYFPILFLPFQTFLLLPQIGIILYYYFAEGLNYLPLIVLYVMYYGYQIKQFRAYRKDLVQLFTYQIELERKNRELNESQSVIIDQTVKLVHTSRLAVLGEMSAGMAHEINNPLTIISSCAQMLTRFGKADKVDNQLLVKHTEKIYKSVERISAIVKGLKHFANQSDRVPKGRYFIHEIMSETTPFCLEHINSLGIAFKIEEIPDIEIHCHSVQISQVLLNLLKNASDAVAGEPDAFERWISINFKQDDQYFYFLVSNGGEKISNEVAERIFNPFFTTKNSGTGLGLSISQTIMKDHGGELYYDSDGYERTTFVIKHPLMNV, encoded by the coding sequence ATGGATCCAAAGGAAAATTTGCTTAACAACCTCTTAAGAGTTGAGGTTGCTAAAAAAGGACAATCGGCAACGTTTGCGTTTGCTGGGTTTTCTTTATTTTCTTTTTTATATGGGTATGGTTGTGAGAGATTTCTTTTTCCTATCAAGGTTATATCTGCTCTTCTTTTTGTCCTGAGCATTTTTCGTTTTTTCCATTACAAAAAAATCATTGAACAGGGGACAGTGAGTGCTTCTGAATGGCTCTACACTGTCATGTTGGTAACATTAAATGGGTTTGGGCTTGCCGTGATCCTGAGCCTGGCCTCTTTTGAATTGAAACTTAGTGGAGTGCATTTTGTCGTCGCAACGACATTGCTTGCAGGTCTTGTTGGCTCTTCAACTGTGACTCTTTCTTATTTCCCAATTCTTTTTTTACCATTCCAAACTTTTCTGCTCTTGCCTCAAATCGGAATTATTCTTTATTACTATTTTGCTGAAGGCCTAAATTATTTGCCGTTGATTGTTTTGTACGTGATGTATTACGGGTATCAAATAAAGCAATTCCGCGCCTATCGCAAAGACCTGGTTCAGCTTTTTACTTATCAAATTGAATTGGAAAGAAAAAATCGTGAACTTAATGAAAGCCAAAGCGTGATCATTGATCAGACAGTCAAACTTGTCCATACATCACGCCTTGCCGTTCTTGGCGAAATGTCGGCAGGCATGGCCCATGAAATCAACAATCCTCTGACCATCATTTCTTCATGCGCTCAAATGCTCACGCGCTTTGGAAAGGCCGATAAAGTTGATAATCAACTATTGGTTAAACACACAGAAAAAATTTACAAATCCGTTGAACGAATTTCGGCCATTGTTAAAGGACTTAAACATTTCGCTAATCAATCAGACCGCGTCCCTAAAGGTAGATATTTTATTCATGAGATTATGAGTGAAACGACACCTTTTTGTCTGGAGCATATCAATTCGTTAGGCATTGCTTTTAAGATTGAAGAAATCCCTGATATTGAAATTCACTGCCACTCAGTTCAAATCTCACAGGTTCTTTTAAATCTACTTAAAAATGCTTCAGACGCAGTTGCCGGTGAACCTGACGCTTTCGAGCGATGGATTTCCATCAACTTCAAACAAGACGATCAATACTTCTACTTCCTGGTTTCAAACGGGGGAGAGAAAATCTCCAATGAAGTGGCCGAGAGGATTTTTAATCCCTTCTTCACTACTAAAAACAGTGGAACGGGACTTGGGCTTTCGATTTCTCAGACGATTATGAAAGATCATGGCGGAGAGCTTTACTATGATTCGGATGGGTATGAGAGGACGACGTTTGTGATTAAGCATCCTCTCATGAATGTTTAA
- a CDS encoding DUF1428 domain-containing protein, with translation MARYVDGFIIPIKKKDLKAYKKMAAIGCKVWMEHGALDYYECVGETLDTPFGVSFTKLCKLKPNETVIFAFIVYKSKAHATKVNKKVHSDPRMQPENFTSMPFDMKRFTFGKFETLIRA, from the coding sequence ATGGCACGTTATGTTGACGGTTTCATTATTCCCATCAAAAAGAAAGATTTGAAAGCTTATAAAAAGATGGCGGCCATTGGTTGCAAAGTTTGGATGGAGCATGGAGCTCTTGATTACTATGAGTGTGTTGGAGAGACTTTAGATACTCCCTTTGGAGTGTCTTTTACAAAACTGTGTAAACTCAAGCCTAATGAAACGGTGATCTTTGCTTTCATTGTTTATAAATCTAAAGCTCATGCGACGAAGGTGAATAAAAAAGTTCACAGCGATCCACGAATGCAGCCAGAAAATTTTACGTCGATGCCTTTTGATATGAAGAGATTTACTTTCGGTAAATTTGAGACACTCATTAGAGCGTAA
- a CDS encoding FAD-binding oxidoreductase, giving the protein MKTKSFYSVPEVVAHLKTGQPTLFHSSQTSTVIPFENLSGLNGETVLGNLSTIKGHLEMLKDGNLKVTGFVTWKEAKEFCLGHGREIMTSPTEELAGVLAGIATSCTGERSFGFKNLRSQIVEVNYLDHDGEEKKLLADKKLECGIDLSSYQKDFNHYKNFKNAPYPRLEFETDLMTGTEGQLGVITSAVLKTVEHFPETYVFMLLPRWEENFEPHLEIYHAVQNFRNEIRACEFIDSNSLSYLPAEKNPGNNQDVIFLEIKKDNFESIYENLLSTLTLINEEHIFEMNASKCRDLRVSVPRAIFEVNSRMGVTKKGTDVQVGEDKFRELLSFYRELAKKGVPYNLFGHFGDAHLHFNFMPTPDKNDFCNEQLETLYAKVLEWKGSPFAEHGIGLLKRKFIAPFYAETEKSVFRALKKQFDPKGQFFPEGFMTC; this is encoded by the coding sequence ATGAAGACAAAAAGCTTTTATTCCGTCCCTGAGGTCGTGGCCCATTTGAAGACTGGGCAGCCGACGCTGTTTCATTCGTCGCAGACTTCGACGGTCATCCCGTTTGAAAATTTGAGCGGGCTCAATGGCGAAACTGTGCTGGGAAATCTTTCGACAATTAAAGGTCATCTTGAAATGTTGAAGGATGGAAACTTGAAAGTCACAGGTTTTGTGACGTGGAAAGAGGCCAAGGAATTTTGTCTGGGCCATGGAAGAGAAATCATGACATCGCCGACAGAAGAGCTTGCAGGTGTTCTTGCGGGGATTGCGACGAGCTGTACAGGTGAGAGATCGTTTGGGTTTAAAAACCTGCGCTCGCAAATTGTGGAAGTCAATTATCTCGATCACGATGGTGAAGAGAAAAAACTTCTGGCCGATAAAAAACTAGAGTGTGGCATTGATCTGTCTTCATACCAAAAAGATTTTAATCACTATAAAAATTTTAAGAATGCTCCATACCCGCGCCTGGAGTTTGAAACTGACCTGATGACAGGGACAGAAGGGCAGCTGGGAGTGATCACTTCGGCCGTGTTAAAAACGGTTGAGCATTTCCCGGAAACATACGTCTTTATGCTTCTTCCTCGTTGGGAAGAAAACTTTGAGCCGCACCTGGAAATTTACCATGCTGTTCAAAATTTCAGGAATGAGATCCGCGCTTGTGAGTTCATTGATTCGAATTCACTTTCTTACCTGCCAGCAGAGAAAAATCCAGGAAATAATCAGGACGTTATTTTTTTAGAAATTAAAAAAGACAATTTTGAATCTATTTACGAAAACCTTTTAAGCACACTGACGTTAATTAACGAAGAGCATATCTTTGAAATGAATGCGTCTAAATGTCGCGACTTGCGTGTAAGCGTTCCAAGAGCAATCTTTGAAGTCAACAGCCGCATGGGAGTGACGAAAAAAGGGACTGACGTGCAAGTGGGAGAAGATAAGTTTAGAGAGCTTCTTTCATTTTATAGAGAGCTGGCAAAAAAAGGTGTTCCATACAATTTATTCGGGCATTTTGGAGATGCACACCTGCACTTCAACTTTATGCCGACTCCGGATAAAAATGATTTTTGTAATGAGCAATTAGAAACTCTTTACGCTAAAGTTTTAGAGTGGAAAGGCTCGCCTTTTGCTGAACACGGCATTGGTTTATTAAAAAGAAAATTCATCGCTCCTTTTTATGCTGAGACGGAAAAAAGTGTTTTCCGCGCTCTGAAAAAACAGTTTGATCCTAAGGGACAATTTTTTCCTGAAGGATTTATGACATGTTAA
- the rsgA gene encoding ribosome small subunit-dependent GTPase A — protein MLKKARVFKSAKREFDCKIIDTNEMVVATALGNLLKGDDNSIVVGDYVMIDEKNVITEVLPRNNEIYRLIIREQKKKVTASNCDLMVIVSSVSRPEYKRGIVDRFLVRAHQWGIRPLIVFNKMDEFDPNVLDMKFEFDRMNNLGIECFEVSAAHTDYKPQVLSLGLNDLKERLQGKTSIFLGQSGVGKSKLITASSEGKIKLLSREVGKVGKGTHTTTWSEIVDCESMSLIDSPGIRSFGVEDLLEEDLITYFPDIEEGAVQCKFSNCTHEPGTAGCFFYTKLDQNAYETTLIMSRLESFLRMKEEISQTPSYLKR, from the coding sequence ATGTTAAAAAAGGCACGCGTATTTAAATCAGCAAAGAGAGAGTTTGACTGCAAAATCATCGACACCAATGAAATGGTTGTGGCCACGGCATTGGGGAACCTTTTAAAAGGGGATGACAACTCGATCGTCGTTGGTGATTACGTGATGATTGATGAGAAGAATGTCATCACAGAAGTTCTTCCGCGCAATAATGAAATTTACCGACTGATCATTCGCGAACAAAAGAAAAAAGTCACAGCTTCAAATTGTGACCTGATGGTTATTGTGAGTTCAGTGTCTCGTCCTGAGTATAAGCGCGGGATCGTAGACCGCTTTTTAGTGCGCGCTCACCAGTGGGGAATCAGACCTTTGATCGTCTTTAACAAGATGGATGAGTTCGATCCTAATGTTCTTGATATGAAGTTTGAATTCGATCGCATGAATAATTTAGGGATTGAATGTTTTGAAGTTTCAGCGGCCCATACTGATTACAAGCCACAGGTTCTTTCATTGGGACTTAACGATTTGAAGGAAAGACTGCAGGGAAAAACCTCGATCTTTTTAGGCCAGTCAGGTGTGGGGAAAAGTAAACTAATCACCGCTTCTTCCGAGGGGAAAATTAAACTTTTATCCCGCGAAGTGGGGAAGGTTGGAAAAGGAACTCATACGACAACCTGGAGTGAGATTGTTGACTGCGAGAGTATGTCTTTAATCGATTCGCCGGGGATCAGGTCTTTTGGGGTTGAAGATTTACTCGAAGAAGACTTAATAACGTACTTTCCGGATATCGAAGAAGGTGCGGTTCAATGCAAGTTCTCCAATTGCACTCATGAACCGGGAACGGCAGGGTGTTTTTTCTATACAAAACTTGACCAAAACGCTTACGAAACGACACTTATCATGTCGAGATTAGAATCATTTCTTCGAATGAAAGAAGAAATTTCCCAGACCCCAAGTTATCTAAAAAGATAA
- a CDS encoding PilZ domain-containing protein, giving the protein MSDFKVLDFNKKKADTIEQKRRAFNRIVFQNFLGAYSVIDDNGSIYPVTMVDIAGDGCSFQVPWNPRTDKKLAQGFEVNMRMYFTNASYIPVIMSVRHGKEVLGKDGNTYMQYGCEFDKSVASFEAMQSFIDFIYKFAEHSAIDKGDTKVYFK; this is encoded by the coding sequence ATGTCAGATTTTAAAGTATTAGATTTCAATAAAAAGAAAGCAGATACAATCGAGCAAAAGCGCAGAGCTTTTAACCGTATCGTGTTCCAAAACTTTTTAGGAGCATACTCGGTAATCGATGATAATGGTTCAATCTATCCTGTAACGATGGTCGATATTGCAGGAGATGGTTGTTCATTCCAGGTTCCATGGAACCCAAGAACAGATAAAAAACTTGCTCAAGGTTTTGAAGTAAACATGAGAATGTACTTCACAAACGCCTCATACATTCCAGTGATCATGTCAGTTCGCCACGGGAAAGAAGTCCTTGGTAAAGATGGCAATACTTACATGCAATACGGGTGCGAATTCGATAAATCTGTAGCTAGTTTTGAAGCTATGCAGAGCTTTATTGACTTCATTTATAAGTTTGCAGAGCACTCAGCGATCGATAAGGGTGACACAAAGGTCTATTTCAAGTAA
- a CDS encoding peptidylprolyl isomerase, which yields MFGFGDVKKSEHKENLDRVNAVFTTTMGEFEVELFAKECPETVWNFINLAEGRQETPAKKGPYYDGLIFHRVIDNFMIQGGCPEGSGRGGPGYRFKDETQPGLRHTGPGILSMANAGPGTNGSQFFITLVPTPHLDGRHTVFGKIVSGMEVVSAIGKTAVGPGDRPVKEVKIEKVTIKR from the coding sequence ATGTTTGGATTTGGAGATGTTAAAAAAAGTGAACACAAAGAAAACCTTGATCGCGTAAACGCAGTTTTTACGACGACTATGGGAGAGTTCGAAGTAGAACTATTTGCTAAAGAATGTCCTGAGACAGTATGGAACTTCATTAACCTTGCAGAAGGCAGACAAGAAACTCCTGCGAAAAAAGGCCCTTACTATGATGGATTAATCTTTCACCGTGTAATCGACAACTTTATGATTCAGGGTGGATGCCCAGAAGGTTCAGGAAGAGGAGGCCCAGGATACAGATTTAAAGACGAAACTCAACCAGGCTTAAGGCACACTGGCCCTGGGATTCTTTCAATGGCAAACGCAGGACCAGGAACTAATGGTTCTCAGTTTTTCATCACTCTTGTTCCAACTCCACACCTAGATGGAAGACACACTGTTTTTGGAAAAATCGTAAGTGGAATGGAAGTGGTTTCAGCGATTGGAAAAACTGCCGTAGGACCAGGTGATCGCCCAGTAAAAGAAGTGAAGATCGAGAAAGTAACAATTAAGAGATAA
- the recJ gene encoding single-stranded-DNA-specific exonuclease RecJ, producing MQQLHPVVLRLFQKKGFTHSMIEDFLSWDLKTIPDMGSLKDLGKASARIIEAIDKEEKIGIYGDYDVDGTTSCALLYHFFHMLGVNVSTVQPSRFVEGYGLHLSSIDEAVANNLKILITVDCGITNNEAADYAREKGLDLIITDHHKDARETMPNAFAVINPNRRDEIDNPHYDQLKTMAGVTVAFALAVQIRNDLIKMNQKIPSIYSLLQFVAIGTICDLAHLSPLNLKLVRHGLKLLKDTEYPGLRAFFTSEELKAKSIPSEKLAFHVGPLINSKGRLEHPEASLQLLISDNAEKAREYYDLLVSCNAERKFIQSEVYNEAREQVVRELKHHDGEHLITIVYQPHWHEGVIGIVASKLVEAFKVPAIVFTDSEHEGIIKASCRSAGDLDIFSLLKKESELFIKFGGHKAAAGLSMPKENLRAFIDNMNASLKNIPAITRTRIDFYDLDIDATEINPQLMRDLDLLEPFGMGNEKPKFRIKGVKLDSFDLMKDVHVRWSLSKEKVKLKGISFNYIGKHEAITPSEVYSTQNLKQEDLSVYFTLGLNRFNGNESIQLMVDKLEFS from the coding sequence ATGCAACAACTTCATCCAGTCGTCCTTAGGCTCTTTCAGAAAAAAGGCTTTACTCATTCAATGATTGAAGACTTTCTGTCATGGGATTTAAAAACAATTCCCGATATGGGCTCGCTTAAAGATTTAGGAAAAGCTTCAGCGCGAATTATTGAGGCCATTGATAAAGAAGAAAAGATTGGGATCTACGGCGACTACGATGTCGATGGGACTACATCTTGCGCCCTTCTCTACCACTTCTTCCACATGCTGGGAGTAAACGTCAGCACTGTTCAACCTTCTCGCTTTGTAGAAGGTTATGGTCTGCACCTTTCAAGCATCGATGAAGCTGTTGCCAACAATCTCAAAATTTTAATCACTGTAGACTGCGGGATCACAAATAATGAAGCCGCCGATTACGCTCGTGAAAAAGGTCTCGACCTGATTATCACCGATCACCACAAAGATGCACGCGAAACAATGCCGAATGCTTTTGCGGTTATTAACCCCAACCGTCGCGATGAGATTGATAACCCACACTACGACCAATTAAAAACGATGGCCGGAGTAACAGTCGCTTTTGCCCTTGCTGTGCAAATCAGAAACGATTTGATCAAGATGAACCAAAAAATTCCTTCGATCTACTCTCTTCTGCAATTTGTGGCCATTGGAACAATCTGTGACCTGGCCCATTTATCACCACTAAATTTAAAACTAGTCCGCCATGGACTTAAACTTTTAAAAGACACTGAGTACCCGGGGCTTCGTGCCTTCTTTACCAGTGAAGAATTAAAAGCAAAGAGCATTCCTTCTGAAAAACTTGCCTTCCATGTGGGGCCACTCATCAACTCAAAAGGAAGACTGGAGCATCCAGAAGCTTCGCTTCAACTCCTGATTTCAGACAACGCAGAAAAAGCGCGTGAGTATTATGATTTACTGGTGAGCTGTAATGCTGAAAGAAAATTCATTCAGAGTGAAGTTTACAATGAAGCCCGCGAACAAGTCGTAAGAGAATTAAAACACCACGACGGCGAACACTTAATCACGATCGTTTATCAGCCTCACTGGCATGAAGGCGTTATTGGAATTGTTGCCTCTAAATTAGTAGAGGCCTTTAAAGTACCGGCCATCGTTTTCACAGACTCTGAACACGAAGGAATCATCAAAGCTTCATGCCGTAGTGCAGGTGATTTGGATATCTTCTCGCTTCTTAAAAAAGAGTCAGAACTCTTTATTAAGTTCGGAGGCCATAAGGCCGCAGCGGGACTTTCGATGCCAAAAGAAAACCTTCGCGCTTTCATTGATAATATGAATGCCAGTCTAAAAAACATTCCGGCGATCACTCGCACGAGAATTGATTTTTATGACCTGGATATTGATGCCACCGAAATCAATCCACAACTTATGCGCGATCTCGACCTGCTTGAGCCATTTGGAATGGGCAACGAGAAGCCAAAATTTCGCATTAAAGGCGTTAAGCTTGATTCTTTTGACCTAATGAAGGATGTCCACGTGAGATGGAGCCTTTCAAAAGAAAAAGTGAAATTAAAAGGAATCAGCTTTAATTATATCGGCAAACATGAGGCCATCACTCCAAGTGAGGTCTACTCTACTCAGAACTTAAAACAGGAAGACTTGTCGGTGTATTTTACGCTGGGGCTGAATCGTTTTAACGGAAATGAGTCGATACAGTTAATGGTCGATAAATTAGAGTTCAGTTAA